A single region of the Apodemus sylvaticus chromosome 7, mApoSyl1.1, whole genome shotgun sequence genome encodes:
- the Insyn1 gene encoding inhibitory synaptic factor 1 yields MNIRGAPDLGQPSDDPNSGGERERIRQRMKMVIGQLEGILRELKEVAKELREVVSQIDKLTSDFDFELEPDDWTTATVSSTSSSDKAGVGGPFDLGHLDFMTADILSDSWEFCSFLDVSTPSDSVDGPEAPRPGAGPDYQLMNGGLPIPNGPRVETPDSSSEEAFSAGPAKGQAPQRTPGTRERVRFSDKVLYHALCCDDEEGDGEEGEEEEAGLAPELPRVEPHTGPLKPSTAPYKSKRSPLTTRRLGPTLAPEQTRRVTRNSSTQTVSDKSTQTVLPYTSIKQKAKGKN; encoded by the exons ATGAACATTCGGGGTGCCCCGGACCTCGGGCAGCCCAGTGACGACCCCAACagtggtggagagagagagcgGATTCGACAGCGCATGAAGATGGTCATCGGGCAACTTGAAGGCATCCTGAGGGAACTCAAAGAAGTGGCTAAGGAGCTAAGGGAG GTGGTGAGTCAGATCGACAAGCTAACCTCTGACTTTGACTTTGAACTGGAGCCAGATGACTGGACCACGGCCACTGTGAGCAGCACCTCCAGCAGTGACAAGGCAGGTGTGGGTGGCCCCTTTGACCTAGGCCACCTGGACTTCATGACGGCTGATATCCTCTCAGACAGCTGGGAGTTCTGTTCCTTCCTGGACGTCTCTACCCCATCAGACTCGGTGGATGGTCCTGAGGCACCACGGCCAGGCGCGGGCCCTGACTACCAGCTCATGAATGGTGGTTTGCCCATCCCCAATGGGCCACGGGTGGAGACACCAGACTCCTCCAGTGAAGAGGCCTTCAGTGCTGGCCCTGCCAAGGGCCAAGCACCCCAGCGGACTCCGGGGACAAGGGAGAGGGTACGGTTCAGTGACAAAGTGCTCTACCACGCTCTATGCTGTGACGATGAAGAGGGGGAtggtgaggagggagaggaggaggaggccggcCTGGCCCCAGAGCTGCCCCGTGTGGAGCCACACACAGGCCCCCTCAAGCCCTCCACAGCCCCCTACAAGTCCAAGCGCTCTCCGTTGACCACCCGACGCTTGGGCCCCACGTTGGCCCCAGAACAGACCCGGAGGGTCACAAGGAACAGCAGCACTCAGACAGTATCAGACAAGAGCACGCAGACAGTGCTGCCCTACACGTCCATCAAGCAGAAGGCTAAGGGCAAGAACTAG